CCAGAAGCGCCATGCGCGGTCCGCCGTCCAGAAGATAGTTCTCGGCGTGGATTTCCAGCCAGCTGACGCATCCGGGGTCCTGCATCAAATCAGGTGCATGGGCGGCTTTGAAGCCAACGCCGACGGAATGGGGCAATGTCATGGCAGTCTCCGGGTCGGTGAAAGACCGGCGCGGGACACTTACCCCCGCACCGGCAGAAAAGGGCGATCAGGCGTCGGGCAGATCGCGGTCAATCGGCTCAAGCGAGCCCATGCGGGCCATGCCGTCTTCCATCGCGGGAAGCTCCAGATCCATGCAGGTGCCTGCCGGGACCAGCGACCACGCATTGCCCTGATAATCGACGCTCGATGTTCCTGCGCAGGTCGTGCCGGCCCCGGCGGCGCAATCGTTTTCGCCGGCCATTGCCACGCCATAGCATTTTTCCATCTCGGCGGTTTTCATTGCATCGTCAGCATGCGCTGCGAAAGATGCGGCAGCGAGGGCGGCGGCGCTCAGCGCAAGAGATTTGGAGTTCATGTCGGTGTCCTTTCCTGTTGAAGAAGCCCATCCGGCTTCATCCGGGTTACGAAAGGCAGCATGATGCCGTTACATCGGCAGCATTGTTTTTTTCGGTGGCGGTTGTAACAGCTTCGTGCTTTGCGGCGTAAACTGGGCAGATGATGGACGACGTTGCGGTTGAGAACCTGATGCGTGCGGCCTTGTCGGGGGACGCGGATGCCTATCGACGCTGCCTGACAGAGTTGGCACCGACTCTTCGGCGCATGGCCTTTGCGGCCCTGCCTGATGACGCACGTCATATGGCCGAGGATGTCGTGCAGGAAACGCTGCTTGTCATACATATGAAACGAGGAAGCTGGGATCAGAGCCGTCCGCTGATGGCGTGGGTGAGGGTGATCTTGCGGCATAAGGCGATAGACATGCTTCGGCGCAGGAAAGGCGGGGTGCATATCCCGGTTGAGGAAATGTCGGAAACCCTGCCTGTCCCCGGTGGGGCTGATCCGTTGGCGGGATATCTGCTGGAACAGTTGCTGGGCCGGCTGAGCCCGCGCGACGCAGCGCTGATCCGTGCCCATGCCCTGCAGGGCAAGGACGATGCCGAAATCCGTGCGGCGTTCAGCCTGAGTCCCGGCGCGATGCGGGTCGCCCTGCATCGTGCACTCGGGCGGTTGCGTGCAGTCGCGCAGAAAGAGAGTGAAGGATGAAGACCGAAGAACTGATCGCCGCGCTTGCCGCCGATCCGAATATCAACCGCCCTTTGACGGGCATGCGCATGGCTCTCGGCGGCTTGCTGTCGGTCGTGCTGTTGCTGGGTTTCTGGCATCTGCGTGCCGATTTTCCTCAGGTTCTTTCCAAGCCTCTGGTGTTGGCGAAATTTGTCCTGCCGCTCAGTGTCGTACTGGTTGCATGGAGGCTGAAATCGCGGCCCTACGGGTTACTGCTCTTATGGCCGCTATGGCTGCCTGTACTCGCTGCGGCGGGGCTTTTTCTTCTTACCATGCCGGATGAGGGGCTTGCCGCCGCCATCCTCGGTTCATCATGGAGAACATGTCTTGCCTCGATCCCGTTTCTGGCGCTGCCGATAGGGGTCGGTGCGTTCGTCGCACTCCGCCGGATCGTCGTCACCGCTCCAGAGCGGGACGGGCTGATCGCCGGATTGACCGCCGGGGCGTTCGCGGCGGCCATCTATGCGCTGCATTGCAACGAGGATGCACCCGCTTTCTATACGGTCTGGTACTCTGCCGGAATTCTGATCTGTGGAATTGTCGGCAGGTATACGGGGCGTCATGTTCTGGGCGTATAGTTTTCTGGAGTAAGGCTGGAACAGTCCGAACAAGATTTATTCCTCGGCGGCAGAACCTCTACATCGTCGATCAGGCGAACGCCTTTCAGTTGGCCGTGGAATGCAGAACTTCGGATAATCCCGGAGCTTTTTGAGAGCCTTGGTAAGGTTCCTCGCTTCGAAGACGACACGATCCGTCGGGTTTTGCGTCCGCTGCTGACACCCGGATAACCCCCACGTGATCGGGTTCAGCTTGTGCCGCCGGATAAAACTCACATATATCGCCCGGATCATCAGGACGATTTCGGCCCTGACCGGCCCCGGATACAGGCAAGTTTCAGGAAATCGGGCGGTTTGCGCTTGCCAGACGGGATTGTTCCCTGTATGGGACGGCCTTCATCACGAAACTCCACCGGAATCAGGGTGGCCCGGGTAAGCCGGGGCTCTCCGGTGATGTTGAAAGGAAGAGGCGCAATGAAAGCGCAGGAACTGAAAGACAAGACGCCCGAGCAGCTGAATGAGCAGCTCGTGTCGCTGAAAAAGGAAGCGTTCAACCTTCGCTTCCAGCAGGCTACCGGCCAGCTTGAATCCACCGCCCGTATGCGTGCCGTGCGCCGCGACGTTGCGCGTGTGAAAACCGTTCTGAACCAGAAAGCGGCAGATGCCGCGTCGTCGAAGTAAGGGGAACCGATATGCCCAAACGCATCCTGCAAGGCACCGTGACCTCGGACAAGAACGACCAGACCGTGACGGTTCAGGTGACGCGCCGCTTCAAGCATCCGCTGCTGCACAAGACTGTGCGCTCGTCGA
This sequence is a window from Paracoccus aerodenitrificans. Protein-coding genes within it:
- a CDS encoding BufA1 family periplasmic bufferin-type metallophore — encoded protein: MNSKSLALSAAALAAASFAAHADDAMKTAEMEKCYGVAMAGENDCAAGAGTTCAGTSSVDYQGNAWSLVPAGTCMDLELPAMEDGMARMGSLEPIDRDLPDA
- a CDS encoding sigma factor; translated protein: MMDDVAVENLMRAALSGDADAYRRCLTELAPTLRRMAFAALPDDARHMAEDVVQETLLVIHMKRGSWDQSRPLMAWVRVILRHKAIDMLRRRKGGVHIPVEEMSETLPVPGGADPLAGYLLEQLLGRLSPRDAALIRAHALQGKDDAEIRAAFSLSPGAMRVALHRALGRLRAVAQKESEG
- a CDS encoding DUF1109 domain-containing protein — translated: MKTEELIAALAADPNINRPLTGMRMALGGLLSVVLLLGFWHLRADFPQVLSKPLVLAKFVLPLSVVLVAWRLKSRPYGLLLLWPLWLPVLAAAGLFLLTMPDEGLAAAILGSSWRTCLASIPFLALPIGVGAFVALRRIVVTAPERDGLIAGLTAGAFAAAIYALHCNEDAPAFYTVWYSAGILICGIVGRYTGRHVLGV
- the rpmC gene encoding 50S ribosomal protein L29; translation: MKAQELKDKTPEQLNEQLVSLKKEAFNLRFQQATGQLESTARMRAVRRDVARVKTVLNQKAADAASSK